One window of Deltaproteobacteria bacterium genomic DNA carries:
- a CDS encoding type II toxin-antitoxin system VapC family toxin: protein DASAAVEYLLQTAIGLRVAGILETSELAAPELLDAEVLAVLRCEVLAARLGAARAGEAIADLRSWGLERLPHRDLLDDAWALRGHVSAYDALYVAAARARAATLVTADGPLSRAPALGVAVHNVRLS from the coding sequence CGACGCCTCGGCGGCCGTCGAGTACCTCCTGCAAACGGCGATCGGCCTTCGGGTGGCCGGGATCCTGGAGACCTCCGAGCTCGCAGCGCCCGAGCTCCTCGACGCCGAGGTTCTCGCCGTGTTGCGATGCGAGGTGCTCGCTGCGCGCCTCGGAGCCGCGCGCGCCGGTGAGGCGATTGCGGATCTTCGATCGTGGGGGCTCGAACGCCTACCGCACCGCGACTTGCTCGACGATGCATGGGCGTTGCGCGGTCACGTAAGCGCCTACGACGCGCTCTATGTCGCTGCCGCACGCGCCCGGGCAGCCACGTTGGTTACCGCCGATGGACCATTGTCACGGGCGCCGGCGCTCGGTGTGGCCGTGCACAACGTCCGGCTCAGTTGA
- a CDS encoding nucleotidyltransferase yields the protein MTYGAADLERIFGDQLRTISRALSALGADYMLIGGLAVGVWGEPRATKDADFCVHVMASADDLRAGLATAGLEVARGDLDRALAQGESVRLRRIDARDEPVAVDLLLAVTPFEIEALGRRRPLSVLGVELPVVAPEDLFVFKLIAGRPQDLADAALLHDLHGETFDRARVRRWCREFGVEERLASFPAP from the coding sequence GTGACCTACGGGGCCGCCGATCTCGAGCGCATCTTCGGCGACCAGCTCCGGACGATATCGCGCGCTCTCTCCGCGCTCGGGGCGGACTACATGCTGATTGGTGGACTCGCCGTCGGCGTCTGGGGAGAGCCCCGCGCCACAAAGGACGCCGACTTCTGCGTCCACGTGATGGCGTCGGCGGATGATCTTCGCGCCGGGCTCGCCACTGCCGGCCTCGAAGTCGCGCGGGGAGATTTGGACCGCGCACTCGCGCAGGGTGAGTCGGTACGCTTGCGCCGCATCGATGCCCGGGACGAGCCGGTCGCCGTCGATCTGCTCCTCGCCGTCACGCCCTTCGAAATCGAAGCGCTCGGTCGCCGCCGTCCCCTCTCTGTGCTGGGCGTCGAATTGCCCGTCGTGGCACCAGAAGATCTCTTCGTCTTCAAATTGATTGCCGGACGCCCGCAGGATCTCGCCGACGCCGCCCTCCTTCATGATCTCCACGGAGAGACGTTTGACCGCGCGCGCGTTCGCCGCTGGTGCCGCGAGTTCGGCGTCGAGGAGCGGTTGGCGTCCTTCCCCGCTCCCTGA
- a CDS encoding PIN domain-containing protein, whose translation MTTFVDTGVLFAAAVRRDARHQQARRLLVAIAAEHTFTTDHVLLETWMMIRLRAGWAAAMRFLGAVRSTPLAVETTSLADLERAQGIATAWEDQQFDLVDCTSFAVIERVGCGRAASFDRDFAVWRYGPKRSRALDVLS comes from the coding sequence ATGACGACCTTCGTCGACACGGGTGTGTTGTTCGCGGCGGCAGTGCGTCGCGACGCACGCCACCAGCAGGCCCGGCGGCTGCTCGTCGCGATCGCCGCCGAGCACACGTTCACGACCGACCACGTGTTGCTCGAGACGTGGATGATGATCCGGCTACGCGCCGGCTGGGCGGCGGCCATGCGGTTTCTCGGCGCCGTCCGTAGTACCCCGTTGGCGGTGGAGACGACGAGTCTCGCCGACCTCGAGCGCGCGCAGGGGATCGCGACGGCGTGGGAAGACCAGCAATTCGACCTCGTGGATTGCACGAGCTTCGCGGTGATCGAGCGGGTCGGTTGCGGGCGGGCGGCGAGCTTCGATCGCGACTTCGCCGTCTGGCGCTACGGTCCGAAGCGCAGCCGGGCGCTCGACGTCTTATCGTAG